Below is a window of Syngnathus acus chromosome 8, fSynAcu1.2, whole genome shotgun sequence DNA.
CTGTCTGTATGCATTACCAAAATTGTCCAGAGAGTGGCAGTAAACAACTAAGTTGATTGGTAAACGGTAGAAAATAACGAGAGCGAGAAGTCACGAGTCGGAAGTGTTGCCACCCGGAATAAACATGAAGTAACactaaacaaagcaaaacacgCGCGATTTTGCAAGAGCTTTTGCAGAttaactgttgttgttttctttatgtGAGTTTTATGCATCATAAATCCGGTTAAATTGAAGGGTGCCCATCTCAATTACATGTTGAAAattgcatattttttaaaacgctAGAATGCTCACTATTGGTaacaacacattttgaaagtgTTGTTTGGGCACTGTGAATGTAAAgctcttcttttcttcctacattttatttttttattttttataagaTTGAAGAATGAAGCGATCTTGTTCCCCTTTAGATTCTTCTGGAAGCCGTGgacaaaatatcaaattattCCAATCTGAAGTAAGTGAAACCCTTTCGTTGTATCAAAAGTCAACGGacacgatgatgatgatgatgaggagtcTTCAATTTTTGACCGAGATGGTGGTTATTTTTCTACACATGCaattttaaaagttaaaatttcACCTGCATTAATGTACAGATTCAGATGCTACTGAAAGACGAAGTGCAAAAGAATAATACAATTTTGCAGGTTTTAGCCAAAACTGTTCAACATCTTCAACATGACCTGGATTATGAACGAGCCATCCAAAAACTTGAGGTTGGTAAACTGCATCACTGATGAGCTAGCTCATGCACTTTATACCTACAGATgttaatttggattttttttcccagaaacGCTTTGAGAAGATTACAAAGAGAGCAGAAACAGCACTCACTGCCCTGAGGTCAAACAAAAAGGTTTGGATAACATTTTGCCTGCACATTTTTCTAATTCTAAATCATTTCTGTGTATATGACAAAGACGTGAATTTCAGAGTTTGCCGCTGTCttgtgatgatgacgatgacgaAGTCATTATGTACGTAGGACAAAACACTTATTATTCAAGATCAGTTTGCATTTATGATCAAATCTTGTGAGTTTTTACAATGTCATGTCTTCCTCACCAGAATAGATTGCGATGATGAATTGGTGCCACACAGTAAGAGCCCAGTACTATTACAACTAACTGTTGTGTATTTGTAAATTACTATTTGTTTCacatgtgtatttatttatctgcagaaaaaagcagcagaaaagaggaaagagaagaaaatgggAACAACGATGTCTTGGTGAGTCCGAGCGAGTTTTCATTCCAATCTGATTATTTGCAAATCATGTCTTTCTTTTCAGGATACCACcgaaaatattcaaaaggaGTTGAATCAAATAAAAGAAGGTATGGTTATTATTGctaagtgtgttttttttttttttcctctgactCGTTCCTATACCTAATCCAGCGGTACAGCctaaaaccaaaatgtaacatttttgaaaaaaattcaatataTCGTCTAGATCTACCACATATAATGAACACCCTAACCAAGGAATGTGATCGTCAGTCTGCTCCTTCTTCTAAGAGTGAGGTAAGATGCTTTTTATCAAAACATGACATGCATATTTTGACTAAATATGACTTTTGCTTGACATTTTCTTGCTTGCAAATTCATCCCTTCTGTGTGAAGCCCCTGACTACGCCGATGAATGAAGAATCCATCTCTggctgccatggcaacaacatCCAGCAGACAAACCCACAGCAGGTAATGTATTAACACAAAGCCAGATCTACACTCAATATCCAAATATTAATTTTCAGTTTAATTTCTAAATATTCACTCATCACTCTCCTTCCTCCGCTTTCCCTTAGTATGAAGCTGGGTATCCTCCTTTGCACATTAACCCTTTCCCGGCTAAATTGACCATGGAGGCTTTGTCGTACAACATCCCCCATAAAGTGAGCGTCCAACTGGCTCTTATCGAAAATCCCGCCGGCCTCTCAGTGATGTGGACTGCGGAGGAAATTAAACTCTCTTTACCACAGATGCAGAGCTACAGGTAAAACTAAAGTGTCATggaaggcaattgtgtttttggaTTTACATTCAATGTCTCTTTCTCTACACTAGCATTTACCTAACCATGGAAAAGGTCAAGGGAAGCGGAATTTTGCCAGACTGGAAACTGTTGGGCAACGTGCCGGCCAAATCTCTGCCCATGTGGGTGACCATCACTAAGTACAAAAAGGGGCACAAGCTGTGTGTCGTCGTGGTAGGCAAGGACATTTTTGGCCGCTACGGACCCTATAGTGACGTTGTAGCTGCAGTCGTTCCCGAGTAGCCCCAGAGGACCTCATGGAATCAAATCTGAA
It encodes the following:
- the atf7ip2 gene encoding activating transcription factor 7-interacting protein 1, with the translated sequence MCIYLSAEKSSRKEEREENGNNDVLDTTENIQKELNQIKEDLPHIMNTLTKECDRQSAPSSKSEPLTTPMNEESISGCHGNNIQQTNPQQYEAGYPPLHINPFPAKLTMEALSYNIPHKVSVQLALIENPAGLSVMWTAEEIKLSLPQMQSYSIYLTMEKVKGSGILPDWKLLGNVPAKSLPMWVTITKYKKGHKLCVVVVGKDIFGRYGPYSDVVAAVVPE